The proteins below are encoded in one region of Peribacillus muralis:
- a CDS encoding competence/damage-inducible protein A, protein MDAEIIAVGSELLLGQINNTNGRFLSQQFAQMGINVFYHTVVGDNDRRLQQAIEIAESRANLIVFTGGLGPTKDDLTKETIARHIGKKLVFNDEALQSIEAYFQKRDRAMTENNKKQALVLEGSEVLANDHGMAPGMVLSKSGITYMLLPGPPSEMEPMFISYGYESIMNKLDKHERIESKVLRFFGIGEAELETVIDDLLVNQTNPTIAPLAAEGEVTLRITAKDSSKQKCEELILTAEKEIMDRVGKFYYGNDNTSLIKELVKELTVRKLSIAVAESLTGGMFQEQLTTIPGAGKVFKGGIVSYTNDAKSNVLGVSGGIISEHGVVSGECAKEMASNVRGMHDADVGISFTGVAGPDEQEDKPVGTIFIGISYRDGNTHFKELNLSGSREQNRIRSVKYGCHYLLNDL, encoded by the coding sequence ATGGATGCAGAAATCATTGCAGTAGGCTCCGAGCTTCTTTTAGGACAAATCAATAACACTAATGGGAGATTCTTATCACAGCAGTTTGCCCAAATGGGAATCAATGTGTTTTACCATACTGTGGTTGGGGATAACGACCGTCGTTTGCAGCAAGCTATAGAGATTGCGGAATCAAGGGCGAACCTGATTGTCTTTACTGGTGGACTGGGTCCTACCAAGGATGATTTGACGAAGGAAACGATTGCTCGCCATATTGGCAAAAAGCTTGTATTTAACGATGAAGCTCTGCAATCCATCGAAGCTTACTTTCAAAAACGGGATCGGGCGATGACGGAAAATAACAAAAAGCAGGCCCTTGTTTTAGAAGGCAGTGAAGTGCTGGCAAACGATCATGGCATGGCACCGGGAATGGTTCTGTCCAAATCCGGGATTACATATATGCTTCTGCCCGGCCCGCCTAGTGAAATGGAGCCGATGTTTATAAGTTATGGCTATGAATCGATCATGAATAAACTGGATAAGCATGAACGGATCGAATCCAAAGTACTCCGATTCTTTGGTATTGGTGAAGCGGAATTGGAAACGGTGATAGATGATCTTCTGGTCAATCAAACGAACCCGACGATTGCCCCTCTTGCGGCCGAAGGAGAAGTGACGTTAAGGATCACTGCGAAGGACTCGTCCAAACAAAAATGCGAAGAGCTAATTTTAACCGCTGAAAAAGAAATTATGGACCGGGTCGGCAAGTTTTACTATGGAAATGATAATACTTCACTTATAAAGGAACTTGTAAAAGAATTGACGGTCCGCAAGCTTTCGATTGCTGTTGCGGAAAGCCTGACCGGCGGGATGTTTCAGGAACAGCTGACAACCATCCCGGGTGCCGGTAAGGTCTTTAAAGGCGGCATCGTCAGTTATACGAATGATGCGAAGTCGAATGTTCTCGGCGTGAGCGGCGGAATCATTTCCGAGCACGGTGTGGTGAGTGGTGAGTGTGCAAAGGAAATGGCTTCCAATGTCAGGGGAATGCACGATGCCGACGTAGGCATAAGCTTCACGGGTGTTGCAGGTCCGGATGAACAAGAAGATAAGCCTGTAGGCACTATATTCATTGGCATCTCGTATCGCGATGGAAACACGCACTTTAAAGAACTGAATCTATCAGGCAGCAGGGAGCAGAACCGCATTAGAAGTGTGAAATACGGCTGTCATTACTTGCTGAATGATTTGTGA